The following proteins are encoded in a genomic region of Hyla sarda isolate aHylSar1 chromosome 3, aHylSar1.hap1, whole genome shotgun sequence:
- the BATF3 gene encoding basic leucine zipper transcriptional factor ATF-like 3 isoform X3, producing the protein MMRGSTGTRMITPQGPDGAQSRPAAAEGSDVCDRKVRRREKNRVAAQRSRKKQTQKADKLHEEYECLEQENSSLKKEIGKLTDELKHLSQILKDHEQMCPYLHCPVNFVTVPRLTDPVAGCLPR; encoded by the exons ATGATGCGGGGTTCAACAGGTACACGGATGATCACTCCACAAGGTCCGGACGGTGCTCAAAGCAGACCAGCAGCAGCAGAG ggctcagatgtaTGTGACAGAAAAGTGCGAAGGAGAGAGAAAAACAGAGtggccgcgcagagaagccgcaAAAAACAGACACAGAAGGCTGACAAACTACATGAG GAATATGAATGTCTGGAACAAGAAAACTCTTCATTGAAAAAGGAGATTGGGAAACTTACAGATGAACTCAAACACTTGAGTCAGATCCTGAAGGACCATGAACAGATGTGCCCGTATCTGCACTGCCCAGTGAACTTTGTGACTGTGCCCAGACTGACAGATCCTGTAGCCGGATGCCTACCCCGATGA
- the BATF3 gene encoding basic leucine zipper transcriptional factor ATF-like 3 isoform X1, whose product MSYPRYGEEIHLALPHIHRMMRGSTGTRMITPQGPDGAQSRPAAAEGSDVCDRKVRRREKNRVAAQRSRKKQTQKADKLHEEYECLEQENSSLKKEIGKLTDELKHLSQILKDHEQMCPYLHCPVNFVTVPRLTDPVAGCLPR is encoded by the exons gtACGGAGAAGAAATACATCTGGCACTACCACATATTCACCGTATGATGCGGGGTTCAACAGGTACACGGATGATCACTCCACAAGGTCCGGACGGTGCTCAAAGCAGACCAGCAGCAGCAGAG ggctcagatgtaTGTGACAGAAAAGTGCGAAGGAGAGAGAAAAACAGAGtggccgcgcagagaagccgcaAAAAACAGACACAGAAGGCTGACAAACTACATGAG GAATATGAATGTCTGGAACAAGAAAACTCTTCATTGAAAAAGGAGATTGGGAAACTTACAGATGAACTCAAACACTTGAGTCAGATCCTGAAGGACCATGAACAGATGTGCCCGTATCTGCACTGCCCAGTGAACTTTGTGACTGTGCCCAGACTGACAGATCCTGTAGCCGGATGCCTACCCCGATGA